A genomic stretch from Theobroma cacao cultivar B97-61/B2 chromosome 4, Criollo_cocoa_genome_V2, whole genome shotgun sequence includes:
- the LOC18603406 gene encoding NADH dehydrogenase [ubiquinone] 1 alpha subcomplex subunit 8-B — protein MASVVDAVGEPIPTSSVLMSAAKHIEITCMSENVEFLKCKKKDPNPEKCLDKGRQATRCALGVLKDLYQRCKDPMETYVGCMYYHTNEFDLCRKEQQAFEKACPLK, from the exons ATGGCGAGCGTGGTAGATGCGGTGGGAGAACCGATCCCGACGTCGTCGGTGCTGATGTCAGCAGCTAAGCACATAGAAATTACATGTATGTCGGAGAACGTGGAATTCCTCAAGTGTAAGAAGAAAGATCCAAATCCTGAGAAATGTCTCGATAAAGGCCGCCAAGCTACTCGCTGTGCCCTTGGCGT GCTAAAAGATCTTTATCAGAGATGCAAAGACCCAATGGAAACTTACGTCGGATGCATGTATTACCACACGAATGAGTTCGATTTATGTCGCAAAGAGCAGCAAGCATTTGAGAAAGCATGCCCTTTGAAGTGA
- the LOC18603407 gene encoding 50S ribosomal protein L33 → MGDKKKKTFMFIRLVSAAGTGFFYVKRKSAKKVAEKLEFRKYDPRVNRHVLFTEQKMK, encoded by the coding sequence ATGGGtgacaagaagaaaaagacttTTATGTTTATCCGGCTTGTCTCGGCTGCTGGGACTGGGTTCTTCTATGTGAAGAGGAAAAGTGCTAAGAAAGTGGCAGAGAAACTTGAGTTTCGCAAGTATGATCCTCGGGTAAATCGCCATGTTCTTTTCAcagaacaaaaaatgaaataa